DNA from Thermococcus bergensis:
ATGCTGGTGGCGAAGCCGTGTACAAGTATGAAAGCGATAAACGTTATTCCACAGGCAAAGTTTGATTTAGACCTCGAAGAGGTCTGTGAATGCTTAGCGGAGAAAGGCTACCAGATAAAGCGAGTAACCAAGTTCTTAGCCCTTGTTAGAAAAACCTATGACATAAGCATATTTCCAAGCGGAAAAATTATAGTCAAGGAGACCGACAACAAGGAGGAAGCTTTAAAAATTGCCCAGGAAATCTACGAGTGCATCAAGGCATACAGGGTGGGCTGATGTTTACGGCGGAAGCGATAGCAGAACGGGTCAATAAGATAAGAAAAGAAAACGGTTTTCCTCTGGTGCCGTTTGTGATAGATGAAATTAGGTACGATAGCGAGAACGACAAGCTGTTTATAATAGCCCGAGACAGAAGCGACAAAAGCGCAATAATCGGGAACAGTTTTGTAATCGGGAAGCTTAGAGAAGAGCTCGGTGTGAAGCAGGTTACGGTATATTCAAAGCTGGACCTGCTTATAAAGCAGAAAAAGCTCAAGGAGAACCTAGAAAGAATTAAAGGGACTTTTCTGGAGTTCCTAACCCCAATAATCGAGGCAGAGCTCAGTTTTCCTCCTCGAAAGTGGCCCGAGCTAAAAGTAAATGAAAGAGCCCTTGTTTTTCTAAGCTTCAACGCAAAGGCAATGATAGGCTTTGCTGAAAAACTCGGGCTGGACGCTGAGAAAGTTGGCCTCAAATACACATTTCCAAAAATAAGTTATGAACCAATAGAAGGCTCCCTTAGAGAGCTGTTTTACCCAGATGAGAAAAAGCTGAAGGATATTGCCACCGATAAAGGCATTGAGCTTGTCATCGCAGATTTTCCTTTCGATTTGAAGTTTATTGACGATGTTGTCCTCTTAAACCCCTTAAGATTCCTCCACATCGGATTCTTTGAGGCCAAATACTTTTTCGGCTTTGAGAAGCCCGTTCAGATTGACAAAGAGGCTATGATCAACTTCGTAGTGGATATGGTAGCTGAGGGACTCATGGAATCCACGGATGGGGCAAACTTAATATGGTGGGCATGGAAAAAGTAACCCGGTGGTATAATGATAATAGGAATTGTCGGTAAAATCGCAGCCGGGAAAACCACGGTCGCAAAGTTTTTTGAAGAGAGGGGGTTTTGCAGGGTTTCATGTAGTGACCCGCTAATTGACCTTCTAACCCACAACCTGAGCGAATACTCATGGATCCCAGAAGTCCCAGAAAAAGCCGAACCAACGAGGGATAAGCTCATCGAATACGGCAAATACCTGAAAGAGAAGTATGGAGAGGACATCCTGATAAGACTTGCACTGGATAAGAAAAGAAACTGCGAAAACGTCGTCATCGATGGAGTCCGCTCAAGAGGAGAAATAGAAGCAATAAAAAAGCGGGGCGGGGTTATAATTTATGTTGAAGCAAGCCCAGAGAAAAGGTACGAACGCCTAAAAAAGAGAAACGCAGGGAAGGACAAAGTGATAAAAAGCTTCGAAGACTTTTTAAAAGCCGACGAAGCCGAGGAGAAGCTTTATCACACAAGCAAGCTCAAATATTTGGCTGACTTTCTAATCGTAAACGAGGGGACTCTGGAAGAACTGAAGGCAAAGGTCGAGGAAATCATAAGCGCTCTGAACTCGAAAAAAGTTTAAGGTTCGGGAGCGTTATTTTTGCTGGTGAGATTCATGATAATGATAGTCCTCGCTCCCTGTCTCCTCAGCCCTTTTTACGTTTATCGCGGCCCAAAAGAAAAGGAGTACAAGACAAGTGAAAAGCTTTTGAACTTTCTCTCAGAGCACAAGACGGAGATAAAAATCCTAACATATCCCTGCCCGGAATATGAGCTCATAGGCTGGCCAAGGCCTCCGATGAGCAAGGAAGTTTTTGAAAAGCTTGGAATGAGAGAAAAAGCCGAAAACATTGCGGACTTCATTGGAAGAGTTTTAACGGAAGAAAAGCCAGAAAAGGTCATTTTTCTTGGAGTCAAGGGCTCGCCAACGTGTGGAGTGTTCAACACAACCTCCAGCAATCCGGAAAAGTTTCCCTATAAAGCCGTTCAGGAGTTCTTCTACCTTTCCAAGGGAGAAAGAATAAAGCGGTCAAAAGAGCTGATGAGAGAGCAGGGCTTTGAGATAGTTCCTGGAGAAGGGGTGTTATTTGAAATTCTAAAAAAGAGATTCCCTGATGCTGTTTACTTAGAATTTGACAAAGATAATATTGACGAGAGCATTGAAAAATTGAAAAAAGTTGTGGAGGATGCAGTATGAACGCTATCATCGTTTACGTCTCCATCCACCATAGAAACACTGAAAAGATAGCCAGAGCGATGGCAGAAGTTCTCAACGCGGAACTCGTTAAGCCGTGGGAAATCATGCCTGAAGAGCTCTTAAACTACGACCTCATAGGCTTTGGCTCCGGAATCTACTACTGGAAGCACCACAAAGCCCTCTTCGGCCTCATAGAAAAGCTCCCGACGGTAAAAGGAAAGAAAGCCTTCATTTTCTCAACGGCCGGGATAAATATCCCATTTATCAACCACCGGAAGCTAAGAAACGCTTTAAGGAGGAAAGGGTTTGAAATAGTTGGAGAGTTCTCCTGCAGGGGCTGGGACACGAACGGCTGGCTGGCGAAAATAGGCGGGCTGAACAAAGGGCATCCGGATGATAGGGACCTGGAAAGAGCAAGAAGGTTTGCAAAAAGGTTGGCCTCACTTCAACGAGACCAAAATGGCGCCGATAACTATTAATAAAGCCCCAATGAAAGCCCTCAAAGTTACCTCTTCTCCGAGCAAGAGCCATGCAAATGCTATTGCAAAGACCACGCTAGTCCTGTCTATAGCCACAACAGCCTTGACACTTCCCGTTTTTAGTGCCAAAAAGTAGAAAAGCCAAGAAAGCGCCCCAGCAATGCCAGACAAGACTATAAAGACAAATTGCCTTGAAGTTATTCCTCCCTTCAGCTTTCCTTGAAATGCTGAAACTAAAAGCAGAAACATGAACATGATAAACGCCCTAATCGTAGTGGCCAGAGTTGAATCTATCCCCTCAAGACCAATTTTTCCAAATATCGCAACCAGGGCTGCAAATATTGCCGATAGGAGAGCATAAAATATGTAGATGGGAATTTCCAAGTCTAAGCCTCCCTTATGGCCCTCTCCACGAGCTTCCTTGCCTTCTCCATAAGCTCCTTCGCCTTCTCCTCCGTGTGTGCCTCAAGGGTTATGCGCATTATAGGCTCCGTCCCGCTCGGGCGGAAGAGAATCCACCAGTCGTCGTTCTCAATCCTTACCCCGTCGATGTCTATTAGTCTCTTGTAATCAAAGCTCTCCAGAGCTTCCCTAGCTATGAGCTCCATCGCCTTTGCTTTCTTCTCGTTGGGGCAGGGGATTTTGGCTCTTAGCGTTACGTAGCGCGGGACTTCCTTCGCCAGTTCACTCAGAGGGCCAAGCTTGTCGATCATTTCAAGAACTAAGGCTCCAGCAAAGATTCCATCAGGAGTGAGGTTCCACTGCGGAATTATCCAAGTTCCAGAGGGCTCCCCTCCGAAGACGGCTTTTTCCCTCGCTATCCCCTCTGCAACCGCAACGTCTCCAACCTTCACCCTAACGACTTCTCCACCCAAGGGTCTAACGTAGTCATCCAGGGCAAAGCCAGCATCAACCGTGGTGACAATCTTTCCTTTTCCAAACTTTCTCAGCATGTAACCGCTTATGAGGGAAAGCATTACCTCGTACTCAACAAAGTTCCCCTGATCATCAACAACGCCAATTCTATCTGCATCTCCATCGTGTGCTATGCCGACATCAGCCCCAAGGGACTTCACCGTCTTCGAAAGAGCTGAAAGGCTCTTGGCGTTCGGCTCAAGCTCCCTTACAAAAAATCCAGATGGATGGGAGTTAAGTGAGACAACCTTATTTCCAAGCTCTCTCTGAAGATAGGGCGAAACTATGCTCCCGGCACCGTTTCCACAGTCAACAACAACTTTATAGCTTTTTGAAAGCTCTATCATCTCAAGGGCTTTTTTTATGTACTCCTTTTTTGGGTCAGCTCTTGTTAGCTCGCCTATTCTATCCCAAGATGCCTGCTGGAACTTCTCCTTTTCAAGGATTCGTTCCAGTTCATTTTCCATCTCGCTTGTGTAGGCCATTCCGTTTGGCTGCCACACCTTTATGCCGTTGTACTCGGGTGGATTGTGCGAAGCTGTTATCGTTACGCCAGCATCGGCTTCATACAGCTTTATTGCAAAGCCCGTTAACGGAGTGGGAGAAAGGCCGATATCAATGACATCTATTCCGGTGCTTAAAAGACCAGAAATTAAGGCATTTTTAAGCATCTCACCGCTCGTCCTGGTGTCCATCCCTACAACTACCCTCCCATCACCAAGAAAAGTGCCCAAAGCCTTTCCGACTTTTAGAGCAAGGTCAGGGGTTAATTTCTCGTTGACGACTTCCCGTATACCGCTTGTCCCAAAGTACTTTCCCATGAGGATCACCTTTTATGAATGCTAAACGCTAGGGAGTACAAGGACAAGTTAAAAAGATTTTTTATTCTGCCTCCATCAAAATCTTCTCACATATGTTTTCTTTTCAACAACTCTACCCTCTTCGAGCTTATAAACATCAACTTTATCCATCCCCATCGTTTCGCGCTTATAAGCAATCAGATAATCCACAAAATCTTTGAGGGCGTATCTAAAGAGGGAATCCCTAAGATACTTGGGTTCGTATATGAGAATAAGCTTGTCCCTATGTTCTGATATGAACGAATAATACCTAACCCTCTCCGATTTTGGCCTGGAGAGGAGTGAATAGAGCAAATAGCCGTCAAATCCAACCCCCTCTTCAATGCTCCCTACAAACACATTTTCTGGATAGTCAATCTCAAAAGGTAGGTATTCCGCAAGAAAAACTTTGCCTTTAGAAAGCCACGAGTTAAGAAATATCTTTGCAAGCTTCCTAGCATCCCCCGTAAGTAAAACCACACCTTTCTCAAGGCTCGCTATCTCCTTAAGCATGTTCTCCCTCCACTTGGTAGAGCTAAACCCCTTAAAAACCTGAGGCTGTTATCCAAAAATGACCAGGGCGTGTTTAGTTTCACCCCCTGTTATTTAAACAGTATTTGACTCTGAGGAGGATTTTCAGACCATAACACATTACCCCAAGCAGGATTCGGGTTACAGTAGTCTTTTTCAGAAAACAGGGGATCCTACTGCCAAACCACGTTGTAAACGCACCCCAGAACCCCTCATGAGGATTCCTATGCCTGTACTCTTCTTCAGAAAACACTCTATCTCTCCTCTTACTACCAAAACCACCTGGAGGGTTCTTAGTTTTCTTAACAATCGGCCGATAACCCTTTTCCACCACAGTGTTCAGAACTTTCTTTGAATCATAAGCCCCATCAGCATAAAAATTCCCAGAACCCTCCGGCAGGAGTTCAATCAGCTCGTTCTCAGAAGTTGTGATCCTCACAGCAACCGGATACAGTAAACCCGGCAGGATTCTCGTTATTGCCTGAACTTCTATCCTGCCCTTTTTTTATTTGTGATAATGGTTGAGTCTGCTTGAGTGCTGGCGTAGGGTAATTTCTGGAGTTTTTTCAGGAGGTGGTTTGTCAGTTCTTCGAGGTTCAGCTTTTTCTCCCAGTTGTGGAGGGTTGAGTAGTGAATGTTTGCTCCGAAGAATTTTCTGCCGTAGTGCTGGGCGTCTCTGAGGGGTAGGTTGTAGTATTGTTTAAAGAGGAGTATTGCCAGTATTGTTTTTACTGGAAATTTTTTGGATTTTGGCAGGTTCTTCAGCTTTCCTTCTGATTCGAAGTCTGCTAAAACGTCAAGAATTGTGAATGCCACGCTTTCAGGGTCTTTGAGTCTGTGATCCCATCTGGGGATCACGGCAACCACCTGAAAGAATTCGGCAAAAACCCTAATAAAGGTTACTATAAACACGCCCAAAATGACCATAAAGTTTATATTCCCTTATTCTCACCCCCATACGATAACCCCCTGGAGGTTGAACTAATGAAAAATAGAGGATTAACAGTGCTTTTAGTAGGAATTTTACTATTTAGCGTTGCTGTAAGCGGCTGTATAGGCGGAGAGACAACAAGCACGCCCCAATACGAAGGAAAAATCGCACTGGTTTATGACGTCGGTGGAAGAGGTGACTTAAGCTTCAACGATATGGCATACCTTGGAGCCTCAAAGGCCGCAAAGGACTTCAACCTTGAACTTAAAGAGGTACAAAGCAACAGTGAGTCCGATTACTTACCAAACCTTAGAAGTTTGGCCCAAAAGGGCGACTATGACCTCATTATCGCAGTTGGATTCATGATGGAGGATGCCGTAAAGCAGGTGGCAGAGGAGTTCCCCGACCAGAAGTTTGCCATCGTTGATGGGTATATCCCAGATAAGCCAAATGTCGTGAGCATTATCTTCAAAGAAAACGAAGGTTCTGCTTTAATCGGAGCTTTGGCCGGGTTAATAGCTGCAAACGACGGTAAAGACAAAGTAGGCGCTGTTCTTGGTGTTGAAATCCCACCACTCTATAAATTCGAAGGCGGTTACATGTTCGGTGTTGCCTGGGCTGAAGATTACTACAAACAAAAAACTGGAAAGGACGTTGATATCAAGGTCTTATACACCTATACCGGTGCTTTTAACGACCCTGCAAAGGGTAAGACCGCTGCTCAAGCTCAGCTTGGACAGGGAGCATGGGTTATCTACCAGATAGCAGGTGCGACGGGATTAGGTGTATTTGATGCGGTCTATGAATACCTCCAGAGCCAAGGAAAAGACATGGGGCCACCATTTGCCGTTGGTGTCGACTCAGCGCAAGACTGGATTAAGCCGGGAGTTATAATTGCCTCAATGATGAAGAGAGTTGACGTCGGTGTCTACAAGGCTGTAGAAAGTGTCGTCAAAGGAACATGGAAAGGAGGAGTAATGGAGCTCGGACTAAAAGAGGATGGTGTTGGAGTAAGCAGCATTGATGATGTTAAGGAGATGTTCAACTCATTGCCAGAAGACGCCAAGGAGCAGAAACTTAAAGAGCTCGGCCTTAACAGCGAGGATGAACTCTTCGCCAAACTTGAAGAGACAAGAAACCAAGTTCCGGACTGGATTTGGCAAGCGGTGAGCGAGCTTGAAGAGAAGATCAAGAGCGGAGAAATAAAGGTTCCAATGGCAACCACAAAAGACCAGATAGAAGCCATAAGAAACGCCGAAACCTGGCAAGAGATGGAAGAATTAGCGAAAGAATGGGAAAGCAGCTGATTTTTCCTTTCTATATTTTAAATTTTACAGCTCCTTGGAGGTGCATTCATGGAAGAAGTTCCAATTATCGAAATGAAAGGAATCGTCAAGGTATACCCAGATGGTACAAAAGCATTGAAAGGTGTTGATTTTTCCGTAAAAAAAGGTGAGATTCACGGTTTATTGGGAGAGAATGGAGCTGGAAAAACAACCTTAATGAAAATCCTCTCCGGAATGCTCCATCCAACAGAGGGTAAAATCTTTGTTAATGGAAAAGAAGTGAGATTTAAGAGTCCTGCCGATGCCCTTGCAAATGGAATCGGCATGGTTCACCAGCATTTTACTCTTGTTGATGTTTTTGATGGACTTCACAATATCATACTCGGAATGGAAGGTCATGGTCTTTTCTCAAAGATAGATGTTGAGAAAGCGAAGGAGAAGTTGCAAAAACTCATGGATGAGTTAAATTTCCAAGTTCCTCTTGACGTGCCAGTTGAAAAACTCCCAGTCGGTGTCCAGCAGAGAATCGAAATACTAAAAACCCTCTATAGAGACGTCGATGTCCTCATACTTGATGAGCCAACAGCAGTATTGACACCGATAGAGGTTAAAGAGCTCTTTGAGGTTCTCAGAAAGCTAAAGTCCCAGGGCAAAACGATAATATTCATAAGCCACAAGCTGAGGGAAGTCATGGAGATAACCGACAGGGTAACCGTTCTAAGAAAAGGAGAGCTAATCGGGACTGTCAATACAAGAGA
Protein-coding regions in this window:
- a CDS encoding AAA family ATPase encodes the protein MIIGIVGKIAAGKTTVAKFFEERGFCRVSCSDPLIDLLTHNLSEYSWIPEVPEKAEPTRDKLIEYGKYLKEKYGEDILIRLALDKKRNCENVVIDGVRSRGEIEAIKKRGGVIIYVEASPEKRYERLKKRNAGKDKVIKSFEDFLKADEAEEKLYHTSKLKYLADFLIVNEGTLEELKAKVEEIISALNSKKV
- a CDS encoding flavodoxin family protein, producing MNAIIVYVSIHHRNTEKIARAMAEVLNAELVKPWEIMPEELLNYDLIGFGSGIYYWKHHKALFGLIEKLPTVKGKKAFIFSTAGINIPFINHRKLRNALRRKGFEIVGEFSCRGWDTNGWLAKIGGLNKGHPDDRDLERARRFAKRLASLQRDQNGADNY
- a CDS encoding EamA family transporter; this encodes MEIPIYIFYALLSAIFAALVAIFGKIGLEGIDSTLATTIRAFIMFMFLLLVSAFQGKLKGGITSRQFVFIVLSGIAGALSWLFYFLALKTGSVKAVVAIDRTSVVFAIAFAWLLLGEEVTLRAFIGALLIVIGAILVSLK
- the glmM gene encoding phosphoglucosamine mutase, which translates into the protein MGKYFGTSGIREVVNEKLTPDLALKVGKALGTFLGDGRVVVGMDTRTSGEMLKNALISGLLSTGIDVIDIGLSPTPLTGFAIKLYEADAGVTITASHNPPEYNGIKVWQPNGMAYTSEMENELERILEKEKFQQASWDRIGELTRADPKKEYIKKALEMIELSKSYKVVVDCGNGAGSIVSPYLQRELGNKVVSLNSHPSGFFVRELEPNAKSLSALSKTVKSLGADVGIAHDGDADRIGVVDDQGNFVEYEVMLSLISGYMLRKFGKGKIVTTVDAGFALDDYVRPLGGEVVRVKVGDVAVAEGIAREKAVFGGEPSGTWIIPQWNLTPDGIFAGALVLEMIDKLGPLSELAKEVPRYVTLRAKIPCPNEKKAKAMELIAREALESFDYKRLIDIDGVRIENDDWWILFRPSGTEPIMRITLEAHTEEKAKELMEKARKLVERAIREA
- a CDS encoding BMP family lipoprotein, producing MKNRGLTVLLVGILLFSVAVSGCIGGETTSTPQYEGKIALVYDVGGRGDLSFNDMAYLGASKAAKDFNLELKEVQSNSESDYLPNLRSLAQKGDYDLIIAVGFMMEDAVKQVAEEFPDQKFAIVDGYIPDKPNVVSIIFKENEGSALIGALAGLIAANDGKDKVGAVLGVEIPPLYKFEGGYMFGVAWAEDYYKQKTGKDVDIKVLYTYTGAFNDPAKGKTAAQAQLGQGAWVIYQIAGATGLGVFDAVYEYLQSQGKDMGPPFAVGVDSAQDWIKPGVIIASMMKRVDVGVYKAVESVVKGTWKGGVMELGLKEDGVGVSSIDDVKEMFNSLPEDAKEQKLKELGLNSEDELFAKLEETRNQVPDWIWQAVSELEEKIKSGEIKVPMATTKDQIEAIRNAETWQEMEELAKEWESS